In Haloarcula sp. H-GB4, a single genomic region encodes these proteins:
- the asd gene encoding aspartate-semialdehyde dehydrogenase has translation MTVRVGVLGATGAVGQRLIQLLDPHPEFEIAALTASDASVGETYKDAAKWRVDSPIPEDVAGSEVRATDPDSVPDDVDLIFSSLPSSVGAEVEPEFCEAGYTVSSNSSNGRMDEDVPLIIPEVNADHVDLLEVQRDERGWDGALLKNPNCSTITMVPPLAGLDREFDLTDVRVSTLQAVSGAGYSGVTSMEIIDNAIPHIGGEEQKMESESRKLLGSFDGAEVQLNEMDVAASCNRIPTLDGHLENVWADTAEDISTADAEAAMESVTGIDLPSSPEKLITVFEEPDRPQPRLDRNIEDGMGVAVGGFRETTDGVQFNCLAHNTMRGAAGASVLNGELLNKRGYL, from the coding sequence ATGACTGTACGCGTAGGTGTGCTCGGTGCGACTGGCGCAGTCGGGCAGCGACTTATCCAACTGCTTGACCCCCACCCCGAGTTCGAAATCGCAGCACTGACCGCCAGCGACGCGAGCGTTGGCGAGACATACAAGGACGCCGCCAAGTGGCGCGTCGACTCCCCGATTCCCGAGGACGTAGCCGGGTCAGAGGTCCGCGCCACCGACCCGGATTCGGTGCCCGACGACGTCGATCTCATCTTCTCCTCGCTCCCGTCGAGCGTCGGCGCGGAGGTCGAACCGGAGTTCTGCGAGGCCGGCTACACAGTCTCTTCGAACTCCTCAAACGGCCGAATGGACGAGGACGTCCCCCTCATCATCCCCGAGGTCAACGCTGACCACGTCGACCTCCTCGAAGTCCAGCGCGACGAGCGTGGCTGGGACGGCGCACTCCTGAAGAACCCGAACTGCTCGACGATTACGATGGTGCCGCCGCTTGCCGGCCTCGACCGCGAGTTCGACCTGACCGACGTGCGTGTCTCGACCCTGCAGGCCGTCTCCGGCGCGGGCTACTCCGGCGTCACGTCGATGGAGATCATCGACAACGCAATCCCACACATTGGCGGCGAAGAGCAGAAGATGGAGAGCGAATCACGCAAGCTACTGGGCTCGTTCGACGGCGCGGAAGTCCAGCTCAACGAGATGGACGTGGCCGCCTCCTGTAACCGCATCCCGACGCTCGACGGCCACCTAGAGAACGTCTGGGCCGACACAGCCGAGGACATCTCCACGGCCGACGCTGAGGCCGCGATGGAGTCCGTGACCGGTATCGACCTGCCGTCCTCGCCGGAGAAGCTCATCACGGTGTTCGAGGAGCCGGACCGCCCACAGCCCCGCCTCGACCGCAACATCGAGGACGGCATGGGCGTCGCAGTCGGTGGGTTCCGCGAAACGACCGACGGCGTCCAGTTCAACTGTCTCGCGCACAACACGATGCGTGGTGCTGCCGGTGCGAGCGTGCTGAACGGCGAACTGCTGAACAAACGCGGCTATCTGTAA